One window of the Manihot esculenta cultivar AM560-2 chromosome 14, M.esculenta_v8, whole genome shotgun sequence genome contains the following:
- the LOC110600348 gene encoding auxin-responsive protein SAUR77, with translation MKKINLILRKCKSLSRQLGRSSSYSSLRSKSTREDVWGTDKLHQDEQEEHETIFVGSTRKRYVINSKYLSHPLVNALIEKSKQKHGEEVLVVKCEVVLFDHLLWMLENADPTNLSLDSLEELADLYVF, from the coding sequence ATGAAGAAGATTAACTTGATACTAAGGAAGTGCAAGAGCTTGTCAAGGCAACTTGGAAGATCTTCATCCTACAGCAGCCTTAGGTCCAAATCCACTAGAGAAGATGTTTGGGGTACTGACAAGCTTCATCAAGATGAACAAGAAGAGCATGAAACTATATTCGTCGGAAGCACAAGAAAGCGTTACGTGATTAACTCCAAGTACTTGAGCCATCCTCTAGTTAATGCTCTAATTGAGAAGTCTAAGCAGAAGCATGGAGAGGAGGTTTTGGTTGTGAAATGTGAGGTAGTTCTCTTTGATCATCTCTTGTGGATGCTTGAAAATGCTGATCCTACTAATCTCAGCTTGGATTCCTTGGAGGAATTGGCTGATCTCTATGTCTTCTGA